A window of Zingiber officinale cultivar Zhangliang chromosome 5A, Zo_v1.1, whole genome shotgun sequence contains these coding sequences:
- the LOC121979444 gene encoding 3,9-dihydroxypterocarpan 6A-monooxygenase-like, translating to MAAADLQSLAIPILVIVFSILILTWRRRRPALRLPPGPIALPIIGHLHHLRPIPHQSFHKLSKRYGGLIGLRLGSVPCIVVSSSSMIKEIMRTQETAWSDRPQFRVSSYIAYDCSGFVFAPYGPHWRFLKKLCMSELLGGRTIDQLLPIRTEEVVSLVRSLYDRCKVGRTSINMGSEVLNLTNNVISRMTTGHRCCGSDGEAMEMRKIVEGVAELVGKFNMADFIGICKNWDLQGFDKRSKDVRQRYDAMMERIMKEKEEARKKKSGGIKDLLDILIDIADDSSAEVRLSREHIKAFVMDIFVAGTDTSALTLEWGLAELINHPDILRKAQDEIEAVVGKKRLVQESDVANLPYMQAIIKETMRLHPSGPMIPRRSTRDTKIKGYDIPANTTVFVNVWANGRDPEQWPEPFEFRPERFLEEPGQKLDVRGQHFELIPFGSGRRLCPGASLALHFVPCALAAMLQCFDWESEDGGKVDMAEGLSVTLVRNKHLVCVPVPRLNPMLLD from the coding sequence CACCTCCATCACCTCAGACCGATCCCCCACCAATCGTTCCATAAGCTCTCTAAGCGCTACGGTGGCCTGATCGGCCTCCGCCTCGGTTCTGTCCCCTGCATCGTGGTCTCCTCCTCTTCCATGATCAAAGAGATTATGAGAACGCAGGAGACGGCTTGGTCGGACCGCCCTCAGTTTAGGGTCTCCAGTTACATCGCCTACGACTGCTCCGGCTTCGTCTTCGCGCCCTACGGTCCTCACTGGAGGTTCTTGAAGAAACTGTGCATGTCGGAGCTCCTGGGAGGACGGACGATCGACCAGCTCCTCCCCATCCGGACTGAAGAGGTGGTCTCGCTCGTTCGGTCCTTGTACGACAGATGCAAGGTTGGAAGAACCAGCATCAACATGGGCAGCGAAGTGTTAAATCTCACCAACAATGTGATATCCCGGATGACCACGGGCCACCGATGCTGCGGGTCGGACGGGGAGGCGATGGAGATGAGGAAGATCGTGGAGGGAGTGGCGGAGTTGGTGGGTAAGTTCAATATGGCAGATTTTATTGGAATATGCAAGAATTGGGACTTGCAGGGGTTCGATAAGAGGTCGAAGGACGTCCGCCAAAGGTACGATGCGATGATGGAGAGGATCATGAAGGAAAAAGAGGAGGCGAGGAAAAAAAAGAGCGGTGGAATCAAGGATTTGCTGGATATATTGATTGACATCGCAGATGATTCCAGTGCAGAAGTGAGATTGAGTAGGGAACATATAAAAGCCTTCGTGATGGATATCTTCGTCGCCGGCACCGACACTTCGGCCCTCACCTTGGAGTGGGGACTGGCGGAACTCATCAACCACCCGGACATCCTGCGCAAGGCACAAGATGAGATCGAAGCGGTGGTCGGCAAGAAAAGACTGGTGCAGGAGTCCGACGTGGCCAACCTCCCGTACATGCAGGCCATCATCAAGGAAACAATGCGGTTGCATCCCTCTGGCCCTATGATCCCTCGGCGGTCCACTAGGGACACCAAGATCAAAGGATACGATATTCCGGCAAACACGACGGTCTTCGTCAACGTCTGGGCCAATGGAAGGGACCCGGAGCAATGGCCGGAGCCATTTGAGTTCCGGCCAGAGAGGTTCCTGGAGGAGCCCGGACAGAAATTGGACGTCAGGGGGCAGCACTTCGAGCTGATTCCCTTCGGAAGCGGACGCAGACTTTGTCCGGGGGCGTCTCTGGCGCTGCATTTCGTACCGTGTGCGCTGGCGGCGATGCTACAGTGCTTCGATTGGGAGTCGGAGGATGGGGGGAAGGTGGACATGGCTGAAGGATTGAGCGTGACGCTTGTTAGgaacaaacacttggtgtgcgtgCCGGTCCCGCGGCTGAACCCGATGCTGCTGGACTAG